In Streptomyces sp. NBC_01439, the following are encoded in one genomic region:
- a CDS encoding TetR/AcrR family transcriptional regulator, producing the protein MSSGQQRGTTGRSQARRAELIATGRKLFADTSYDALSMDDIAKHAGAAKGLIYYYFDSKRGYYLAIVEDSVAELIARAGGDTDLPGAERVRRTVDGYLHYAEHHRAAYRTIVTGGVGSDAEVLAIRDTVREELVATIAEAAYGRRTLPPIARLALVGWLSGVEGATLDWIGALGAPDQPDRTELGALLVRQLRATLEVIEEFVPECPAPPGHEEPFDPLGDLAPVTGSP; encoded by the coding sequence TTGAGTAGTGGTCAACAGCGGGGAACGACGGGCCGATCGCAGGCGCGCAGGGCCGAACTCATAGCCACCGGACGCAAGTTGTTCGCAGACACTTCGTACGACGCGCTCTCCATGGACGACATCGCCAAACACGCGGGCGCCGCCAAGGGGTTGATCTACTACTACTTCGACAGCAAGCGCGGCTACTACCTCGCCATCGTCGAGGACTCCGTGGCCGAGCTCATCGCCCGGGCCGGCGGCGACACCGACCTCCCCGGCGCGGAGCGCGTCCGTCGCACCGTCGACGGCTACCTGCACTACGCCGAGCACCACCGCGCCGCCTACCGCACCATCGTCACCGGCGGCGTCGGATCCGACGCCGAGGTCCTGGCCATCCGCGACACCGTCCGCGAGGAGCTCGTCGCCACCATCGCCGAAGCCGCGTACGGACGCCGCACCCTCCCGCCGATCGCCCGCCTCGCCCTCGTGGGCTGGCTCTCCGGGGTCGAAGGAGCCACCCTGGACTGGATCGGGGCACTCGGCGCCCCTGACCAGCCCGATCGCACCGAGCTCGGGGCCCTGCTGGTGCGCCAGCTACGCGCGACACTGGAGGTGATCGAGGAGTTCGTCCCGGAGTGTCCGGCACCTCCCGGCCACGAAGAGCCGTTCGATCCGCTCGGTGATCTTGCCCCGGTGACGGGAAGCCCCTGA
- a CDS encoding acyl-CoA dehydrogenase family protein translates to MTDRAPQPVDRQLPTEESRDLLALVREIAQREIRPKAAEEEDSGRFPREVFTLLSEAGLLGLPYPGEFGGGEQPYEVYLQVLEELAAARLTVGLGVSVHSLACHGLGGYGTKEQQSAHLPAMLGGGLLGAYCLSEPAAGSDAASLTTKAVRDGDDWIITGTKAWITHGGVADFYTVLARTGVEGPKGITAFLVPGDAEGLTAAVPEKKMGMKGSPTAQLHFDGVRVPDARRIGEEGQGFSIALAALDAGRLGIAACAIGVAQAALDEALTYALDRKQFGHPIADFQGLRFMLADMATKIEAGRALYLAAARLRDAGKPFSRQAAMAKLFCTDAAMAVTTDAVQVLGGYGYTADFPVERLMREAKVLQIVEGTNQIQRMVIARHLAGPETR, encoded by the coding sequence ATGACTGACCGCGCCCCGCAGCCGGTGGACCGACAGCTGCCCACCGAGGAGTCCCGGGACCTCCTCGCCCTCGTACGCGAGATCGCGCAGCGGGAGATCCGTCCCAAGGCGGCCGAGGAGGAAGACTCCGGCCGGTTCCCGCGGGAGGTCTTCACCCTGCTCTCCGAGGCAGGCCTGCTCGGCCTTCCCTACCCCGGTGAATTCGGCGGCGGCGAGCAGCCGTACGAGGTCTACCTCCAGGTCCTCGAGGAGCTGGCCGCGGCCCGCCTGACCGTCGGCCTCGGCGTCAGCGTGCACTCCCTGGCCTGCCACGGCCTCGGCGGCTACGGCACCAAGGAGCAGCAGAGCGCGCACCTCCCCGCGATGCTCGGCGGCGGCCTGCTCGGCGCCTACTGCCTCTCCGAGCCGGCCGCCGGCTCCGACGCCGCCTCGCTCACCACCAAGGCGGTACGGGACGGCGACGACTGGATCATCACCGGCACCAAGGCCTGGATCACCCACGGCGGGGTCGCCGACTTCTACACCGTCCTCGCGCGCACCGGCGTCGAGGGGCCCAAGGGCATCACGGCCTTCCTGGTCCCCGGGGACGCGGAGGGCCTGACCGCGGCCGTGCCCGAGAAGAAGATGGGCATGAAGGGCTCGCCCACCGCCCAGCTGCACTTCGACGGCGTACGGGTCCCCGACGCCCGCCGCATCGGCGAGGAGGGGCAGGGCTTCAGCATCGCCCTGGCCGCACTGGACGCCGGGCGCCTGGGCATCGCCGCCTGCGCCATCGGCGTCGCCCAGGCCGCACTGGACGAGGCCCTGACGTACGCACTGGACCGCAAGCAGTTCGGGCACCCGATCGCGGACTTCCAGGGGCTGCGCTTCATGCTGGCCGACATGGCCACCAAGATCGAGGCCGGTCGGGCGCTCTACCTCGCGGCGGCGCGGCTGCGCGACGCCGGCAAGCCGTTCTCCCGCCAGGCGGCCATGGCCAAGCTGTTCTGCACGGACGCGGCGATGGCCGTCACCACGGACGCGGTGCAGGTCCTCGGCGGGTACGGCTACACGGCGGACTTCCCCGTCGAACGGCTGATGCGGGAGGCGAAGGTGCTCCAGATCGTGGAGGGCACCAATCAGATCCAGCGCATGGTCATCGCCCGCCACCTGGCGGGCCCGGAGACGCGCTGA
- a CDS encoding diadenosine tetraphosphate hydrolase, with translation MVASVGGGHPAGYSVLLTDDPAVQRLSDLPKARRLAFLSDMDRLGEAVERACRRLDPAFRRVNLEILGNTDGFLHAHVWPRFEWEPADLVGMPVWLYPRERWSDSTFALGPHHDALRGAIGAELDQLSDAR, from the coding sequence GTGGTGGCTTCGGTGGGCGGGGGTCACCCGGCCGGATACTCGGTGCTCCTGACGGACGACCCGGCCGTGCAACGGCTGTCGGACCTACCGAAGGCGAGGCGGTTGGCCTTCTTGTCCGACATGGATCGGCTGGGGGAAGCGGTCGAGCGAGCCTGCAGGCGTCTGGACCCGGCCTTCCGCCGGGTGAACCTGGAGATCCTCGGCAACACCGACGGCTTCTTGCACGCGCACGTGTGGCCGCGTTTCGAATGGGAGCCGGCCGATCTCGTGGGCATGCCCGTCTGGCTGTATCCGCGCGAGAGGTGGAGCGACAGCACGTTCGCACTCGGTCCGCACCATGACGCACTGCGCGGAGCGATCGGCGCGGAGCTGGACCAGCTGTCAGACGCCCGTTGA
- a CDS encoding phosphotransferase family protein, with protein sequence MATAPRPRTSTREPEELARRLAAWLDTRLPGARVTGVSVPGSNGMSSETLLFDIEHPDTPLRACALRLAADPAAYTVFPTYDMPRQHRVMSLVARHTDLPVPRVQWLEEDPVPLGAPFFVMARAEGRVPPDVMPYTYEGNWLHAATDAERAALQEASISLLARLHDQFPAKEAEFLLPDGEGTPLRRHVDAQRAYYEWVVGGLAPSPLIERAFARLEELWPRDEGPAVLNWGDARIGNVVYDGFTPVAVLDWEMAAYAPREVDLGWIVYLHRFFQDLTVGSGQPGLPEFLRREDLERRYAELTGHTPRDMEFHTLYAALRHAIVMLRIAYRQAHFGEAEVPADPDGLILHHASLAAMVQGTYW encoded by the coding sequence ATGGCCACCGCGCCACGACCGCGCACCTCCACCCGGGAGCCCGAGGAGCTCGCCCGCCGCCTCGCCGCCTGGTTGGACACCAGGCTCCCCGGCGCGCGGGTCACGGGCGTCTCGGTCCCCGGGTCCAACGGGATGTCCAGCGAGACCCTGCTCTTCGACATAGAGCACCCCGACACCCCGCTGCGCGCCTGCGCGCTGCGGCTCGCCGCCGACCCGGCCGCCTACACCGTCTTCCCGACGTACGACATGCCGCGCCAGCACCGCGTGATGAGCCTGGTCGCCCGGCACACGGACCTGCCCGTCCCGCGCGTGCAGTGGCTGGAGGAGGACCCGGTGCCGCTGGGTGCGCCGTTCTTCGTGATGGCCCGTGCGGAGGGCCGGGTCCCGCCCGACGTCATGCCCTACACCTACGAGGGCAACTGGCTGCACGCCGCCACCGACGCCGAGCGCGCCGCCCTCCAGGAGGCGAGCATCTCGCTGCTCGCCCGACTGCACGACCAGTTCCCCGCCAAGGAGGCCGAGTTCCTCCTCCCCGACGGTGAGGGCACGCCGCTGCGCCGGCACGTGGACGCCCAACGCGCCTACTACGAATGGGTGGTGGGCGGTCTCGCGCCGTCCCCGCTCATCGAGCGGGCGTTCGCCCGCCTGGAGGAGCTGTGGCCGCGGGACGAGGGCCCCGCCGTCCTGAACTGGGGCGACGCCCGCATCGGCAACGTCGTCTACGACGGCTTCACGCCGGTGGCCGTACTGGACTGGGAAATGGCGGCGTACGCCCCGCGCGAGGTGGACCTCGGCTGGATCGTCTACCTGCACCGGTTCTTCCAGGACCTCACGGTCGGCTCCGGCCAGCCCGGCCTGCCGGAATTCCTGCGCCGCGAGGACCTGGAGCGCCGGTACGCCGAGCTCACCGGCCACACCCCGCGGGACATGGAGTTCCACACCCTCTACGCGGCCCTGCGGCACGCGATCGTGATGCTGCGCATCGCCTACCGGCAGGCCCACTTCGGGGAGGCGGAGGTTCCGGCGGACCCGGACGGCTTGATCCTGCACCACGCCAGCCTGGCCGCCATGGTGCAGGGGACGTACTGGTAG